The genomic stretch GATATTTTCCTGCCTCACACTGTAGCCGCTtcctggtttgttttttttattaaagcttAAGTGATGTCTTCACTCAAGGCAAGAACAAATgttattaatcaattaattgcgGTTATAAATCAAATCAGCCAGCTCTTAATAAACCGCTTCCAGCAAAAGGGTGAAATAAGGAGAAtataaagagacagagaaaatgatGAACATTTCGGGTTAATCAATTAATTGTGGATGTTTTCCACAGCACTTGGGCCATTGCACGTTTTCGAGAGACAGGTGAGCTGCttccatttgtttgttttcccccaAGTTCACAGATCACATCCCTTGGCTAAGTCTCACTCTTTGGCCAAATGCATTATGTTAGACAAATTATTGATTACACCATTTTATCACAGCATCCTGGTGCCTGATAGACCACAGAGGATAGAAATTGTGTCTGAAAGCTCGGAACATTATACCTGAGGTCCCTTAACTACACCTGCCTTCCAGAGATGTACCTCTTTCCTTTTTACAGAACTCCAATAGCGCAGGTGCACCTGACATCCTGCCAGGCACTGACTGGCATGAGaaatactgtgaaatatttatgaatgccAGAAATATTGCAATTAGTTGAGCTGAAGCACATGACTTCTCCACCCATTAACGAGGATCTCGAATTCTCCCTCTGCCTCAGAGCTGGAGAACCCCATTCCTGGAGGGCCTTGTTAATAACACTGAATACTGTTGTTGTCCTCCTGCCATTGCGTAATCGGCCAATTGGCTGATTGAACCAGGGTAATAAGTGTAAACATGAATCTGCATATGCACTAGctcaccaggaacagggtccAGCATTCCAGCAGCACAGGCCCTCTGCTTGTACATAATGGACTTAGTTTAAAAACACCCGTGAAGCATCCGGTCTCATTGTTCAGATAAGTAAATGCACGCTGTTGCTCTGTCAGAGTAGATTCTCCACTTTGTGGtcccaaatgtgtttttaaagtctgaggctgatttcttttttaaaaaaaggtttgctgAGGTAAGTTCTGTTAGTTATTGCCACGGGCTGCTTTTCTGGCTGATGCTGTTTGAGCCTGCTTTGACAGATTATCAAAAGAAAAGAGGTCGAAGAAGGGACAAACTAAAAATGCCTCTGAAACATTCACTGCATCAGCACAAGCGCTCGCCATATTTCTCgccaaaaaagcacaaacagaagaaaacGGGGCAAAAAAGGTCAGGCCAAACGTAACTTCAATTTGTTCGAGCTACTGCGCTGGTTCGCGGCACGCCGCGGCTAACTGACTGTGATTAATTTCACCCGACAGCGCAGGCAGGTGGTTAAAGGCAACAGACTGCTGCAGGTTCGAATTCAGGCTGGGACGCTATATTCATAATAGTACCTCTGAAAAAGGCACTGATTCTAAAAAGTAGTACATTGTAAACGTGTGCCTGTATACATCTATCCCTcctataaaataattaatataatataatgtgcTTTTAACAAGGGAATTCATTCCACAGTTGCGTTCATGCTGCGAACCCCACTGATGATTCGAGAGAGTGTAGAGAACCATGGCTCTCCAACGAAACACGCggtgccagctgcttcttttcacaccacagactctCGCTAAGCTCACACAGAGTGGCCTCAGCAGGGGTCACTACTGAGCTATGAACGCGGACCCCGACATGACTGAACCGTCCCGTACCCTGGGCGGCGAATTTCGGCAATAGCACGTGACCCTGTCtcgtatttgtatttggaaatTGACTCGgcaggctgcagctgcaggtcagAGGACTTCCTGTGTGTCACAGGCAGGCTGCAGCAGGGGGACAGAGGACTTCCTGTGTACCACAGGCAGGCTGCAGCCGCAGGGCAGAGGACTTCCTGCTGATCACAGGCAGGCTGCAGGAGGGGGACAGGTGAGACACTCTCACCACGTGAGCCCTACCTCTGCAGGAAAGTGCGCTCAGCCCCCCCAAGACCTATCTGGACACAGCTGGCAGCGGCAGCATCGAGATTTATTCACAGACCGCCATCTTTGACAGCAGTAACCTGCCGCATCCCACTCCAATCTATACCAGAGAGCAGTGTTAACCATTCAGCCTTCAAAAGCAGCACGATGGCGTTAAGGCACTAAAGGTGTCTTCTGCTGCTCTTACCTCGTGTCTTCAGTGCGTCTGGACTCtgaaagggaacaaaaaaaacaattaaattaggAACAAATAGCTTCATTAACATTCTTGCACACTATTAAAAATGAGATTAAGCTCATGGTATACACAAGCAAAATTCCAAAATGGCAAAACGGTAAAGTTTTCTGCAGAAATGCCGGGCTATGTGATTCTTCTCTACAGTAGCAGAGATTGCTCAAACCACAGCTAAGCACAAGAGTATAGTGAATGTCCTATGTCCAGAACGTTTGCCTAGAAGAAACCCTGAATATGTGTGCTGTTGATAGAATCTTTTATGACAGTGGCATTCTGTTTCTTATGTTACCAGGGCAATAGAATTATgatactgtgacatcataacatcaaaatcaaatcaaaaactaTTTAAGTGTGGGATGTCCCATTATCCACCAGTGTTTGTGCTGGAGATCATCTGTATTGAGCTATtctattttctgcttttaattgtgtcatttcaattgtgtaattgattttttttttcatcctgatGGAGAACTGTTGGAAATTTTTAAGGAAACGTAGAAGGCCTGAAAGgtgagattaatttttttttactattttgcaATTAGATCATTATTGTCCCAGAAGCAGGCTTCAGAAACAAGATGGTTAAGTCATAACTACCAGTCCAGCTATCATTTCACAGGAATCTACTCAGATGACatgtaaaaacaatcaaataaagGAGGGCCAAAGTAAGGGGAATAACTGAAAGATAGCTAATGTGTGCAATATAGCATATCAACAAGGTGGCTAATTGTGTGACAAGATTGGATACTCCTGTatgtatgatttattattatagcTATGGGACAAGCTGTGCATTGTCCCTGATGAAGAAAtcaatacataataaataaagataacatATTGAACTTGGCCAAACTAACCACCAGAATGAGTATTTCTATGAAAGAAACTTTGTTGGGTACCTCACCACATAAGTTGCAATTCATAAATAGCACTATAACTTGTTATCTTTTCAACTTCTAGGAAAGTCACTTTGGCCATTTTGGGGCTTGATAATGCGGGGAAAACTTCAACAATCAGAAGCATTCAAGGAGGTAAGGTTTTATTTAAGTATGCCACATTACTTGCTTGTTTATATTAACatgcttaaaatataaaacatctaTTAGTTTAGGGACCCAACCACAAGTTTTAATATAATGCTTATGCTGTGAAACACTGAATACTGCTTTGATTCTCAGCAGACTcaaagtattttgaaatattcaaggCATGTAATATTCTAAACCTCATTTGTACTCTAAACTAGACTGTAATATTGCCACAGTCCTAGTGGATTCAAGTACATAGATGTAGCCTATGCTGTTCTTTATTTAAAGTGTTGTTCAAAATATGTAAGTTTTAGTGAAAATATTATGCTGGATTGGAAATTTAAATgacttaattaaattattttttgtaccaGAGCAGAATTATTGTGATACACAGAAAAACCTTCACAATGAATGGATTTTTCCCCCCGCTTGAAACATTAAGATAGGATTGATTTGTTGTTCTATTTTGATCTTCCTTTAGAAAACCCAGAAGACGTATGGCCTACCGTGGGATTTTGCCCCGTGAGCCTGAAACAGGGGCAGTATGACGTGTCCATCTTTGAcctgggcgggggggagcaCATGCGTGACATGTGGAAGCACTACTTCGCCGAGTGTCACGGCTTGATGTTTGTGGTGGACTCCAGCGACGGCCAGCGCATGAAGGAAACCGAGGACACGCTGGCCAAGGTTCTGAGCCACCCCCTCATCAAGGGGAAGCCGCTTCTCCTGTGAGTACAATTAGCTGCGCCGAATATGACACCACCTGTCCTAAAGAGGGAAAGGGTGGTACTGTACAGAGAGCGCAAACAAGTTAAATAGTGTGAAATaagtgtaaaatataattattgcaAGCGCCTCTGAGCCAATTAGTGAGTCAACCAGAGAATGAAGAACATGAAGACACAAATTCCAGGGCTGTTCAGTCATAGcccaaaaatcaattaaatcatatttaatcaTGAAAAGATCATCTCAATTTAGGATGAGAATATTGCTATGGATAATTTATTCTAATGGATTATGTTTATGGgcgacattttgaaaatatacaaaatgtccCTTTTGTGTTAGCCtggcaaacaaacaggacagAGAAGAAGCCCTGCGGGAGGCAGATATTGTAGATCACCTGTCCCTGGAGACACTTGTGAAGCAGAACAAATGCCGCTGTAAAGTAGTGAGTATTGTTAGGAGTCTGATGGAAAGGAGATGACAACCTTGCAGTGCTGTTCTGATGCAGTGTTTGACAGCGCTGTAGTATTGGGCACAATGTGTGCATCATGTGGCTGGAGGAGACTGCATCAAAGCTTCACGAGGCAAAATCAACATTTCAGGTGCCGTATTCTGCTGTGATGACCGTTGGCAAGAAGGCCATTGAGCATGGACTGGAGTGGCTTCTGGAGTCTGTGGGCACAGCCTATGACAACATCAATGGGCGCGTGCAGAAGGACACGGCCAAGCAGAGGGTGCAGGAGGAGAAGTTCAGGAGAGAGCGGGCAGAGAGGGTGCGCAAGGTTCGAGAGGAGAGGTAAGAGCTGTACCCCCTCCGACAAGGCTACGTAGACATATACGTGTGCATAGATGGGCCGATCCATGGACCCACTATGAAATTACTTGTGTTGTGTgattcaaaatgatttaatatttgaaatgacaggGAAAGGAGACAGCAGGAGGAGGCTGAGCGGGAAGAGGCTAAGACTGCAGAGCTGGATCAGGGGGAGAAGGGCACCATGGGAAACCCTGTCCAGCCATTTGGAGACTTCATCCCAGAGGTGAGAACACAGCTGGCTATAATAACTTATACTAAGAGATCAGGGATGAGAAGGCTGAACACAACTCAGTTGAATATACAATGAAACAGGGAAAGATATACCATGGATCTGACCAGAAGACTGTACAATTCACAATCAAGACTGGAAAGAGTCATGACTGGAACACCTGTGGTTCAAATGTGTTcacgtgcgtgtttgtgctcAAAATGTAGATGAAGACAATGaagaagacagagagcaagaaggACAGTGACCAAGGTAAgtgtccctccccctcagcctcTCCAATGTTACACATAATTGTCAAATAAggtacacacatttttctttagcCCAATTGTAACTGTAGAAGTATGCAGATGCTTACTTTTTTAGAATGAGAGGAAATATAGGGACTGGTTTATAGGAAAcgcacattttacagaaaagcaGTAATGATCCTATATGTAACCCCCTACCGGCTCCAGCAGACCACAGcccaaagaggaagaggaagctgagCTTCTGGAGGAAAAATAATAGAGTGGCACCTCTGACTCCAGATGGCCCCGCCAAAACACGCGGCTGCCTCAAGAGCTGGTTTGGCTGGCTCAAGCACAATGTGGTGACGCCACAGTGACAgggctcctcccccaccccccaagagCTCTGCCATAGAGAAGCAAAACAGCCATTACCATGTTTCCACACAACTATACTGtttatgtaatctttttttgctttgagaaTTTGACCATCCAATTTGAAGTGTTTATAAGTGTTTAAGAGTTTTTAATTTATGCTACTACTAACCCTACTaacactactaccactactgctactactactgccactgctgctactactgctactcctactactgctactactactactgctgctaccactgctactcctactactgctgctactcctactactgctactactactactgctgctaccacTGCTATtcctactactgctgctactcctactactgctactactaccactgctgctactactgctactcctactactgctgctactactgctactactattacttcagctactgctactactgctactgctactactgctgctactactgctactcctactactgctactactattactacagctgctgctactactcCTACTGCTACTAATACAACTAATACTactgtagtagtagcagcagtggcagtagtagtagcagtagtggtagtagtgttAGTAGGGTTAGTAGTAGCATAAATTAAAAACTCTTAAACACTTATAAACACTTCAAATTGGATGGTCAAAttctcaaagcaaaaaaagattacataaagattactactgctacaactactgctaataataataatacaaattgcTAAATTATACAATATGGtaaatgtctgtgaatgtgctcttttatttaataaagttcctttcaatgcattatttcttttttcgtCAGTGGAACATTCATTCTTAAGCGTGGGTTGCAATTTTAATGCCATATCCTAACTGTCCCAGACTTATGCAaggcattttacacattttcagcacTTGCTCAAAAAGACAACACAGCACTGATTGCCAATGACTGCACGTTTTTGGAAGTTGTCCTTTGACTCTGCCTGCATCACGTCATCTGCCAGGGTACACgcatcttgatttttttttaaaagtcacaaTTGTAATCCACTGCGGAGATGGTCAATAGTAGAATTCTGTAGACAGTAACAGCTGGCAAGAATGAAGGAGTTCTACAAACCAGGGAaacctggctaacagcatttAGGGTTGCAATTCACCCGGACATTGATAGAAGTGACTGTGCTCTATTTTCAATCGGATTTTTACAGATATGAGCAACATGTTCATTAGATTAGAACAAAAATGCATGCCATGATTATGTAGTCGCAGGTGCCTTCGAGGACGAATGAAGTAGTTCACACCCTCCTAAACTGATATTTAAGAAGGAATGAGTTTACAAGTACAATTAGACATCACtaaaaaagacagaataaaaaCTTAAAGCCACCGTAAAGCCACAAGTCACATGGCCAGGAATATCCCATGCGTTACAGTAATTAGCCCCAA from Anguilla anguilla isolate fAngAng1 chromosome 12, fAngAng1.pri, whole genome shotgun sequence encodes the following:
- the LOC118208947 gene encoding ADP-ribosylation factor-like protein 13B, whose amino-acid sequence is MENCWKFLRKRRRPERKVTLAILGLDNAGKTSTIRSIQGENPEDVWPTVGFCPVSLKQGQYDVSIFDLGGGEHMRDMWKHYFAECHGLMFVVDSSDGQRMKETEDTLAKVLSHPLIKGKPLLLLANKQDREEALREADIVDHLSLETLVKQNKCRCKVVPYSAVMTVGKKAIEHGLEWLLESVGTAYDNINGRVQKDTAKQRVQEEKFRRERAERVRKVREERERRQQEEAEREEAKTAELDQGEKGTMGNPVQPFGDFIPEMKTMKKTESKKDSDQADHSPKRKRKLSFWRKNNRVAPLTPDGPAKTRGCLKSWFGWLKHNVVTPQ